A segment of the Candidatus Microthrix subdominans genome:
CGGCGCGCAACGGGTGGGTATCTCGGCGGACTCGCCGGAGCTGCAAGCCAAGTTCGACGCCAAGAACTCGCTGGGATACCCGCTGCTGTCCGACCCGGATCGCAAGATCGCCAAGGAGCTCGGCGCCAAGCGCCCGGGCCCGCTCTGGAACCGTCGGTCCACGTTCGTCATCGACACCGATCGCACCCTGCTGGCCGAGATCAGCTCGGAGACGAAGATGGAGGTGCACGCCGACGAGGCCCTGGAGGTGTTGCGGCGCCGCTCTTCGGGTACGCACAACGGGTGACATCGATCCGGGAAGACATCAGCTCATGACCTCATCAACAAGCGCAGTCGCCACCGCAGCCCGAACCGCCCGACGGGCGGCTGACGGCCTCCTCGAGGCGACGGTCGTGGCCAGCTTCACCGAGATCGGGCCCAAGGTCCGTTCCCGTCTCTTCGGCTGGCAGCCGCCGGGCC
Coding sequences within it:
- a CDS encoding peroxiredoxin, yielding MNVGAQVSDFTATDQDGRQRSLSSLLAHGPVVLFFYPKAMTSGCTAETCHFRDLGAEFDAVGAQRVGISADSPELQAKFDAKNSLGYPLLSDPDRKIAKELGAKRPGPLWNRRSTFVIDTDRTLLAEISSETKMEVHADEALEVLRRRSSGTHNG